From the genome of Neomonachus schauinslandi chromosome 5, ASM220157v2, whole genome shotgun sequence, one region includes:
- the SELENOO gene encoding protein adenylyltransferase SelO, mitochondrial isoform X1: protein MARLVFDFRQADGRKVLRSSIREFLCSEAMFHLGIPTTRAGACVTSQSTVIRDVFYDGNPKYEKCTVVLRIASTFLRFGSFEIFKSADEHTGREGPSVGRNDIRVQMLDYVISTFYPEIQAAHADDRVQRNAAFFREVTRRTARMVAEWQCVGFCHGVLNTDNMSIVGLTIDYGPFGFLDRYDPDHVCNASDNTGRYAYSKQPDVCKWNLQKLAEALEPELPREQGETILAEEFDPEFRQHYLQKMRRKLGLVRAKLDEDGALVAKLLETMHLTGADFTNTFYLLSSFPVGPESLGLPEFLAALTAQCASLEELKLAFRPQMDPRQLSMMLMLAQSNPQLFALIGTRANVTKELERVEQHSRLEQLSPAELLSKNRGRWADWLQEYGARLEKDREGVSDKDAWQAERTRVMHANNPKYVLRNYIAQNAIEAAENGDFSEVRRVLKLLEAPYHRDGEATEDLEATEPEGGGGADSGGHSYSSKPPLWAAELCVTUSS, encoded by the exons ATGGCACGACTTGTGTTTGATTTCAGACAGGCCGACGGCCGCAAAGTCCTGCGGTCGAGCATCCGCGAGTTCCTGTGCAGCGAAGCAATGTTCCACCTGGGCATCCCCACCACGCGGGCCGGGGCCTGCGTCACGTCCCAGTCCACAGTCATTCGAGACGTGTTCTATGATGGTAATCCAAAATATGAGAAGTGCACAGTTGTGCTGCGCATAGCTTCCACTTTTCTAAG GTTCGGATCCTTTGAGATTTTTAAGTCTGCAGATGAGCACACAGGGCGCGAGGGGCCCAGTGTGGGGAGAAATGACATCCGAGTCCAGATGCTTGACTATGTGATCAGCACGTTTTATCCTGAGATCCAGGCCGCGCACGCCGATGACCGTGTGCAGAGGAATGCTGCCTTCTTCCGGGAG GTGACCCGTCGCACGGCCCGGATGGTGGCGGAGTGGCAGTGTGTGGGCTTCTGCCACGGCGTGCTCAACACAGACAACATGAGCATCGTGGGGCTCACCATCGACTACGGGCCCTTCGGCTTCCTGGACAG GTACGACCCTGACCACGTGTGCAATGCTTCCGACAACACTGGGCGCTACGCATACAGCAAGCAGCCCGACGTTTGCAAGTGGAACCTGCAGAAGCTGGCAGAGGCCCTGGAGCCCGAGCTGCCCCGCGAGCAGGGCGAGACCATCCTGGCCGAGGAGTTCGACCCGGAGTTCCGCCAGCACTACCTGCAGAAGATGCGCAGGAAGCTGGGCCTGGTGCGCGCCAAGCTGGACGAGGACGGGGCGCTGGTGGCCAAGCTCCTGGAGACCATGCACCTGACTG GGGCCGACTTCACAAACACCTTCTACTTGCTGAGCTCCTTCCCAGTTGGGCCAGAGTCCCTGGGCCTGCCTGAGTTCCTGGCCGCGCTGACCGCACAGTGTGCCTCCCTGGAGGAGCTGAAGCTTGCCTTCCGACCCCAGATGGATCCCCG GCAGCTGTCGATGATGCTGATGCTGGCACAGTCCAACCCCCAGCTCTTCGCGCTCATCGGCACCCGGGCGAACGTGACTAAGGAGCTAGAACGCGTGGAGCAGCATTCGCGGCTGGAGCAGCTGAGCCCGGCTGAGCTGCTGAGCAAGAACAGGGGCCGCTGGGCTGACTGGCTCCAGGAGTATGG AGCCCGGCTGGAGAAGGACAGGGAGGGCGTCAGCGACAAGGATGCCTGGCAGGCTGAGCGCACGCGCGTCATGCATGCCAACAACCCCAAGTACGTCCTGCGGAACTACATCGCCCAGAATGCCATCGAGGCCGCCGAGAACGGAGACTTCTCAGAG GTGCGGCGGGTGCTGAAGCTACTGGAAGCCCCTTACCACAGGGACGGGGAGGCCACCGAGGATCTGGAGGCCACTGAGCCTgaggggggtggtggggcagACAGTGGGGGGCACTCCTACAGCAGCAAGCCCCCACTGTGGGCGGCCGAACTGTGCGTGACGTGATCCTCGTAA
- the SELENOO gene encoding protein adenylyltransferase SelO, mitochondrial isoform X2 — MARLVFDFRQADGRKVLRSSIREFLCSEAMFHLGIPTTRAGACVTSQSTVIRDVFYDGNPKYEKCTVVLRIASTFLRFGSFEIFKSADEHTGREGPSVGRNDIRVQMLDYVISTFYPEIQAAHADDRVQRNAAFFREVTRRTARMVAEWQCVGFCHGVLNTDNMSIVGLTIDYGPFGFLDSKQPDVCKWNLQKLAEALEPELPREQGETILAEEFDPEFRQHYLQKMRRKLGLVRAKLDEDGALVAKLLETMHLTGADFTNTFYLLSSFPVGPESLGLPEFLAALTAQCASLEELKLAFRPQMDPRQLSMMLMLAQSNPQLFALIGTRANVTKELERVEQHSRLEQLSPAELLSKNRGRWADWLQEYGARLEKDREGVSDKDAWQAERTRVMHANNPKYVLRNYIAQNAIEAAENGDFSEVRRVLKLLEAPYHRDGEATEDLEATEPEGGGGADSGGHSYSSKPPLWAAELCVTUSS, encoded by the exons ATGGCACGACTTGTGTTTGATTTCAGACAGGCCGACGGCCGCAAAGTCCTGCGGTCGAGCATCCGCGAGTTCCTGTGCAGCGAAGCAATGTTCCACCTGGGCATCCCCACCACGCGGGCCGGGGCCTGCGTCACGTCCCAGTCCACAGTCATTCGAGACGTGTTCTATGATGGTAATCCAAAATATGAGAAGTGCACAGTTGTGCTGCGCATAGCTTCCACTTTTCTAAG GTTCGGATCCTTTGAGATTTTTAAGTCTGCAGATGAGCACACAGGGCGCGAGGGGCCCAGTGTGGGGAGAAATGACATCCGAGTCCAGATGCTTGACTATGTGATCAGCACGTTTTATCCTGAGATCCAGGCCGCGCACGCCGATGACCGTGTGCAGAGGAATGCTGCCTTCTTCCGGGAG GTGACCCGTCGCACGGCCCGGATGGTGGCGGAGTGGCAGTGTGTGGGCTTCTGCCACGGCGTGCTCAACACAGACAACATGAGCATCGTGGGGCTCACCATCGACTACGGGCCCTTCGGCTTCCTGGACAG CAAGCAGCCCGACGTTTGCAAGTGGAACCTGCAGAAGCTGGCAGAGGCCCTGGAGCCCGAGCTGCCCCGCGAGCAGGGCGAGACCATCCTGGCCGAGGAGTTCGACCCGGAGTTCCGCCAGCACTACCTGCAGAAGATGCGCAGGAAGCTGGGCCTGGTGCGCGCCAAGCTGGACGAGGACGGGGCGCTGGTGGCCAAGCTCCTGGAGACCATGCACCTGACTG GGGCCGACTTCACAAACACCTTCTACTTGCTGAGCTCCTTCCCAGTTGGGCCAGAGTCCCTGGGCCTGCCTGAGTTCCTGGCCGCGCTGACCGCACAGTGTGCCTCCCTGGAGGAGCTGAAGCTTGCCTTCCGACCCCAGATGGATCCCCG GCAGCTGTCGATGATGCTGATGCTGGCACAGTCCAACCCCCAGCTCTTCGCGCTCATCGGCACCCGGGCGAACGTGACTAAGGAGCTAGAACGCGTGGAGCAGCATTCGCGGCTGGAGCAGCTGAGCCCGGCTGAGCTGCTGAGCAAGAACAGGGGCCGCTGGGCTGACTGGCTCCAGGAGTATGG AGCCCGGCTGGAGAAGGACAGGGAGGGCGTCAGCGACAAGGATGCCTGGCAGGCTGAGCGCACGCGCGTCATGCATGCCAACAACCCCAAGTACGTCCTGCGGAACTACATCGCCCAGAATGCCATCGAGGCCGCCGAGAACGGAGACTTCTCAGAG GTGCGGCGGGTGCTGAAGCTACTGGAAGCCCCTTACCACAGGGACGGGGAGGCCACCGAGGATCTGGAGGCCACTGAGCCTgaggggggtggtggggcagACAGTGGGGGGCACTCCTACAGCAGCAAGCCCCCACTGTGGGCGGCCGAACTGTGCGTGACGTGATCCTCGTAA